A segment of the Juglans regia cultivar Chandler chromosome 15, Walnut 2.0, whole genome shotgun sequence genome:
CAATGCTTTGCTGGATGCTGATATTGGGTGATGGAATGTGGATGCGTTGCgagctctcttcaatccaatgATAGTTAGTTAGATTCTGAAGTTGCAAGTGTTAGTATCTCAGAATGATTCTTGGTGCAAAATCTCAGATTGAAGGTGAGGGGTCTAGAGCACATCAGTTTTCTTCATTCTAGAAATGTTTTTGGCAACTGAAAATTCCTCAAAGGATGAAGGTTTTTGGTTGGACAGCGTGTAATGAGTATTTACTAACTTTTCATAATCTAGTGAGGAAAGGGGTTGAAGTGGAAGATTGTTGTGTTTTCTGTAAAAGTAGGAATGAGGATGCTGCTCATGCTTTATTCTATTGTTTAGTTGACAAAAATATGTGCTTATAGTATGCGCCTTTGAtgaatgattttgattttgatatgtCCTTTTGGGAATTAGCTGTGGCAATGAAGGAAAGTGGGGTGAGGAAATTCTTGTTAAATTTGTTGCTATGGCTTGGGGACTGTGGTATAGGTGAAATCAATTGATTTATGAGAATATTATCCATAGTGTTACCCATGTGATTAATGGTGCACTATCCATGcagatagatttttttttttttttaaaaaaaaagtgcagaTTTTTTATTGCCATAGCAAGGCGGTACAAAAGGTGTTAAGCCGTTCTCCTCCACCTACAGGTTACCTTAAGATGAATGTAGGTGGAGCAAACTTTTTTGAGATGCAGCAAGCGGGTGTTGGGGTTGTTCTTAGGGATTGTGAAGGTAATTTAATTGCTGCATGTAGAAAAATTGAATGTGAGATTTCCTCTCCAAAGTTTAAAGAAGCAACAGTAGTGCTAAGGGGTTTATAGATTTGTGTTGTATTCCAAAGTTGATAGTGGAAACTGATTGTCTTGTTCTTGTTGACATACTGAATTCCTCTCTTGATATTTTAACAGATTTTGCCTTCATCATTGAGGATATTAGAAGGTTATTGCAGGGCTTTCAAGAGGTGCACTTTCTGCATATTAGTAGACAAGGAAATAGTGTGGCTCATCTGTTAGCGAGAAATGCATGTAATTTTTCAGATATGGTGTTATGGTCTGATTGTCCTTCTTTTGTATCTCAAGTTGTATGGCTTGATAAGCAATTGCTTGTAAGGACttgattattaatgaaatgtggtttgttaaaaaaaaaataaaaaaaaaagaaaaaccattttGAAGGTTTGGAAAACTGGTGCTGGCTGCTATTAACATTGTGGAAGTGGGCAATAATACTTTCATTTTTGAATTTGTGTCTGAAGGGGAATTATTTCATATTTGGGATGGCCAATTCTAGTTATTTGATCAATATCTAATATGTTTGAAATGGTTTGATGGGAGTACTCCACCTAAAGATATCCTATTTTCTATACTTATATTTGGGTACAATTGCACAATCTTCCGTTTGGATGTATGAATTCTATTATTGGGTAAAAACTGGGTAAGTCTATAGGCAATGTGATGCATGTGGAATCTAACTCTAAGGGTCATGGATGGGGCAAATTTATGCGTGTTCTTGTTGAATTGAATATATAGAAACCTTTAATAAGGGGGAAGATGCTGTTGTTGGATGGGAAAActatttttgtctattttaagTATGAAAGATTGCCCAAGTTCTGTTTCCAAATGGGAAGAATTACAATTGTTTAGGTGGTTTGTCCAAGCAAGGGAATGTCAATGTTTGAAGGATCACCATCTTTTCAACAGTATGGCTCTTGGTTGAGCGCCTCTAGTAGTTTCCAATGTGCTGGAATTGATAGATTTGTGGGTGATGGGCACCAACATGGACttaatcttaaagatcttttgcaagttctagaTTTACCAATTATAAGATTAAGAGTTAAGAAGATCAACGAAGCAATGTAAATATTGGtgtaatccacttgggatgaagctagcaagagtcCAACACACAAGATGggctttaaagaagaagaatcagttttgatccacttgataaaAGCTGTGGAAGACACAACTTAGAGTTATTATTTGGGCttattgttattgaaggctttcaatttgtttaaatcatttaaatgatttattttattagtttagaataattaggtttgaggatgtttggcctacatatattttatgttttatgaattAGGGTTTTAAGAGAAGTTTTAAGGGTAGTTTaaggattgttttaattttcagtTAGGGTTTCTTTAGGGAGGCCTTGGATTTTGCCCAAGGGTATTTTGGAAACAAGGGGAACTTATTTTGGCctagggtttattttgtttagggGAAGGGATACATATGTTACTGTAGCCGTGACACAGTTCATGAGTTTttagaaatttgatgaatttattcattgtgagttgagtttatctgcTTTtattcttgaatgaacttttaaacttctcaaaggtaaatcacaacttttgtgatgttcttccttataatttaggttcttgagacaggttcttcaatgggtctaaatttttatataatctaggttcttgaaacgagttcctcaacgggtctaaattttccattggcttgattttgactttcttgggtgagttttcaaattgattgtgggttcaatggattccattcccacgggttcatataatttggtatttagagacagatttctaatcaagtctgattctatcttttaattctttcatctttaattttaattttagggcttcattgttctggggttgcaaaaaaaaaaaaaaaaaaaaagtaggctgccgaaattcttaggatttttggatttggctgaaatttgcatcacctagggtttcaaaattctagggtttccctgcatctctaagtttatctgttgcttggagtgccattccattgattctcttaaattcaattgcttgattttcacagttgaatattgctatttgtaattgaattcgagaaaagaaaagaaaagaaaagaaatgaaaagaaaagaaaattcaataaaaaaagaagaagagagaaacaaagtacttttgttgattgagcttttatcatcataggaattgattacatctttctagttagtatcttgttttataattactctttccctcgtataaattccttgagtctcgtgtcNNNNNNNNNNNNNNNNNNNNNNNNNNNNNNNNNNNNNNNNNNNNNNNNNNNNNNNNNNNNNNNNNNNNNNNNNNNNNNNNNNNNNNNNNNNNNNNNNNNNGGCATCAAATCTGAACtagaataaatatatcatgAATTACGCCAAGAAATTAGGAATTTATTTACCTAAGTTAAAGTATTTATTTACgcattcaataatatatatatatatatacacacacacacacatacagaTCAATAGTTATTAAttggcactacaagaaatcgaTTTTTCCCGGCTTTTAATAGAAGACTACACAAATTGCTAAGTCGAAGAAAATCACAATTAACTTGCAACTTTTTTAGTAATATGACTACTAAATAGCAAATTAAGACTACGTTTAGATGGTGAGGTGATTTTGgatgatctataaataatagtaaaaaaatagtgaataatttgtgaataatagtgaagtagTTCAGACTACTAATTCACTtaccaaacatagcctaattAGTTATCATTTAATTTGAAGCAGTTGATTGATCGATCCATTGTAAAAATAATCAACCATTAGGCTATACGAAAATAGGTGATATAATATAGTCTTACAATTGCGTCTCAAAGGAGGGATAGATTGGaaaagtagtactagtagtcgATGGAAAACATGGAAAACATGATAATCAAATATacgtgatttattttttgttttgcagtTTACGTGCACTGTACTGTTCACGTATTgcattaataatttgagaaatgctagatacaattatGGGTTGTGCAAGCCCatgcactcattttaaaaaaaagtggggtctactactaaaaaattaatgtttcatGTGGAacctatatttattcaattttttcaaaaggagtgcgtAGTCATGGTTGTGCACtctatgattataaatatcatttctctaataaaatTTGCACAcgtatataaaatgaattactaaattataattaacaaaaatgaaTTCGCAATTCTATAAACACGATCATGATTCATGGTGTAGGCAAAGGAGTACTTGCTCAAGTATCAATACTTGACCTAAATGGTTTCATTAAGAACATAAACTAAAAGAATAGAGTATTTTACCAACAGTAATAGACTCCAACCGAGTGGAGGAGAGGACGGGGAGGAGGTGAGTTGGATAACCCACTACTACAAGAAAAGGGTCTTGCTTGATGTCGAACGACAGCTTAGGGAATGTAAAAAATCGCACTTTTTGAACTGGAATTGGTAGAAGAGCGAGTCATGCACACCGATGAGTGGGTTTTGCTTCCATGGTCGCCAAATCGATGGAGCAGCTCTGCTGTGAGTGGTGGTTTTCAGTGGAAGAGACAGTCATGTAGCAAAGTTTTGGGTTTTGCTTAATGTGCAGgtagagagaaaatgaagaagaagaagttggggAAGAAGGTCATGAACTCATGATTTGGGAGTGTACGAGAGCAAAGTGATAGGGAGGGGGCCAAATGTGATTTTCGTGCGTTTTGGCAGCcctatcattaaaaaatgcaATTCCATCGAAATTGTCTGTCGCAACAAGTTTTATGCCTTTCTAGGCATTTTTTTCCACCGCAATTTGGgataaaatcgctgcaaaaggtATTTCCAAATAGTTTCAGTTTGGAGGCCACATCGACAAACAAATCGCTGAGATTACTGTCTTATTACGgtaattttatttccaacaaacaagaaatcgccgcaatagccattatttcttgtagtgataatATAACTATCCTATCAATTTGGACTTATGCATGtaggaattaattaattaagtcgGGGGCAAGCGCGTAGGAATATTATCatagatttattatatataatgtgtcataAAAATGTGGAGCACAAAGTTTGTGTTTTGGTTAGACCGACCGAAGAggcaatatataattaattaatctgttttcgttgtatatatatagttattgttTTCGTAAATAACTTGCTATAAATATCAGTTTTTCTTGCAGATACTCGTGACATTGAAATCCATATctgtattgaaaaaaaaagagaggtaaaaacttaaatttaataCCATGCATTGCCCATTGAAAAcacttcttttttattcattatattttttgagcCATTTATTGTCAAGTCAAGGCCGTGCAGTAGCAGCGTACCATTGACTTTTCATTTAATATGAAGCATACAAATTAATATGCAAAAACCATACACAATTAGGATCGAGCCTTTAGACAAGAccaataaataaagagaaaatgatgaaagaaaatCAAGCAGCTGATGATCATGACGAGCTCATGAACATGACAAATGGAGATAACTGCGCGACATGCATGTGAAAGCGCGCCTAATATTTAACGAGTCATGCCAGGCGCAACAAATGGAGGCGTCGTGGTGGCACCATTCATTCTCTGAGCATTAGCCATCCAACCTTCAACACATGACATGCAATTAccataaaaaacagaaaaaaaaaccccaattaaaatctgaaaaaaacaGAGATTTCTTCTTTGTCGAGAAAGCTGATAAAgctgatatataatatatagtagtacCTATGGCAGGGTCGAAGCCACGGTTTTTAAGCTCGCGGTACTCTTGACAAAGAGCGCAATGAGTGCACCAAAAATGGACACAGCAATCGGCACAGGGATCTTCTTGCAACGAATACGCGGCTCTCAGTTTTGTTCTGTATGTGCATGTGTATAAACATGCACACCCGATATAGGCAAGGGCCGCATAGATTAGGCCCGCGCAGGCACAACCTGCACAAGTTCACATATCAGAGAACAAACTAATAGAAACATGTAATTATTCAACAAGATGGGAACTTTCAACTcgaactatatattatatatatatatatatatatagttatgtagttgatatatatagatcagtTATTTTTCAATTGATCCAATgccaaaagagagagatacaacATTAAATGCTTATCATGTTGAATTTACACCGACCAAAAATTAGCACAGTACGTGTAATATGTGATGTTAAATTAAGGAACTACGTGATCATGTGCTTATATCTCTCAGGAATTGAATTACATAATTCGATCAGATAATTAGAAAATATCTGTAttccagtatatatatatatagaaagattaTCAATAGGATTTACTTGTTTGTCCCCTATCCACAATC
Coding sequences within it:
- the LOC118344656 gene encoding cell number regulator 2-like, with translation MYPNNADPKSASQALPPQPYAARPHVGQWSTGLCDCFDDPSNCCVTCCCPCITFGRIAEIVDRGQTSCACAGLIYAALAYIGCACLYTCTYRTKLRAAYSLQEDPCADCCVHFWCTHCALCQEYRELKNRGFDPAIGWMANAQRMNGATTTPPFVAPGMTR